From the Desulfofalx alkaliphila DSM 12257 genome, the window TTTCTTGATATAGCTTATAAACGAACGATAGAAATGGATCGGCTTTTGGAAAGGTTATTTTATTTCTCAAAACTTGAAACAGGTAATATGCCACTGTTTTTTGAAAAGACAGAGTGGAGTGAGTATCTGGAAGCCTATGTGAAAAGATACAAATCATTGATAGAGAATGAATCTATAAAAATTAAAATAAAAGATGTAAGAAAAGGTTTGTTTTCAAATATTGACCGAGAACAAATGAAACGGATACTTGATAATATCCTGGAAAACAGTAAAAATTATGCAGAAACAGATAAGCTTGAAATTACTATTAATATTTTTAAAGAACATTCATATGTAGTACTTGAGATCTCTGATAATGGCTGTGGAGTTTCAGAGGATAAGATTCCCCGTATTTTTGAACAGTTTTTTAGAGGTGATGAGTCAAGGAATATAAAAGAGGGGAATGGTCTAGGCCTCTACATTGTAAAATATCTAGTGAATGCTATGGGAGGCTCAGTAGATGCAGAAAACAGCAACGGTCTTACTATTCGAATAAGACTACCAGTTTTGGATGAATGAGGTGGTTTAGATGACTAAAAAACATAGAATTCTAATTGTCGAAGACGATGATGATATCAGTATGATAGAACAGGCTTATCTGCAAGCCAGTGGATTTGAAACATTCATTGTAAGTGATGGAGACAAAGTACTTCCACTTCTGCAGGTGGAAAATTTTGACTTAATACTGCTGGATCTTATGCTTCCCGGGAAGAATGGTTATGAGATATGCAAAGAGATAAGAGAACAACTTAATATTCCAATTCTCATGGTAACGGCAAGGACGGAATCTGTTGATAAAATTCGTGGTCTGGGACTTGGTGCAGATGATTATATTACTAAACCTTTTGATCCCGCTGAGCTTGTAGCAAGAGTAAATGCAAATATAAGACAGTATAATCGATTAACAGAAGCCAATCAGAAAGAGTTGGATGAGAAGGACGATGAGATAGTAATAGGTAATATTCGAATTCTTCTGCATGGATGGAAGGTATATAAGGGTGAGCAAGAAATTCATTTTCCTAACCGAGAATTTGAATTATTAAAATTTATGGCTGAAAATCCTAATATTGTTTTCTCGAAGGAACAATTGTTTGAAAAAATATGGGGATATGATTATGTTGGGGATAGCGCGACGGTTATGGTGCATATTAATCGTATTCGTGAAAAAATTGAGGATGACAGTAAAAACCCAAAAATCATAGAGACAGTATGGGGTGCGGGATACCGGTTGAATAGATAAGATATAATTATATAGTTATCCGGTTATGTAATGGAAGATAGAGGTTCCTCTTGGAAAAGACAAGAAAGATAACAGTATAAGCCATGCCCACTTTGACGGACACCAGACCGTGATCGTATAATTAAATCACGAGAGGATGTCGAT encodes:
- a CDS encoding response regulator transcription factor, with the translated sequence MTKKHRILIVEDDDDISMIEQAYLQASGFETFIVSDGDKVLPLLQVENFDLILLDLMLPGKNGYEICKEIREQLNIPILMVTARTESVDKIRGLGLGADDYITKPFDPAELVARVNANIRQYNRLTEANQKELDEKDDEIVIGNIRILLHGWKVYKGEQEIHFPNREFELLKFMAENPNIVFSKEQLFEKIWGYDYVGDSATVMVHINRIREKIEDDSKNPKIIETVWGAGYRLNR